From Halichoerus grypus chromosome 6, mHalGry1.hap1.1, whole genome shotgun sequence, one genomic window encodes:
- the DNASE1 gene encoding deoxyribonuclease-1 isoform X4: MRGARLMGALLTLAGLLQVALSLKIAAFNIRTFGETKMSNATLSHYIVQILSRYDIVVIQEVRDRHLAATGKLLDILNQDDPNTYQFVVSEPVGRSSYKEQYLFLFRPNQVSVLDSYQYDDGCEPCGNDTFSREPTIVLFHSPFTAVQAFAIIPLHAAPLDAVAEMDSLYDIYLDVRQKWDLEDIVLMGDFNAGCSYMDPSQWASIRLRTNPAFQWLIPDSTDTTATATHCAYDRPRPLATITRWR; encoded by the exons ATGAGAGGAGCCAGGCTGATGGGGGCACTGCTCACCCTGGCTGGCCTGCTGCAGGTGGCCCTGTCCCTGAAAATAGCAGCCTTCAACATCCGAACTTTTGGGGAGACCAAGATGTCCAATGCCACGCTCTCCCACTACATCGTGCAG ATCCTGAGTCGCTACGACATTGTTGTCATCCAGGAGGTCAGAGACCGCCACCTGGCAGCCACGGGGAAGCTGCTGGACATACTCAATCA GGATGACCCCAACACCTATCAGTTCGTGGTCAGTGAGCCCGTGGGCCGGAGCAGCTACAAGGAACAGTACCTCTTCTTGTTCAG ACCCAACCAGGTGTCCGTCCTGGACAGCTACCAATATGACGACGGCTGCGAGCCCTGCGGGAACGACACCTTCAGCCGCGAGCCCACCATCGTCCTGTTCCACTCCCCGTTCACTG CGGTCCAGGCCTTCGCCATTATTCCCTTGCATGCGGCCCCGCTGGACGCCGTGGCGGAGATGGACTCGCTCTATGACATCTACTTGGATGTCCGGCAGAAGTGGGACCTGGAG GACATTGTGCTCATGGGCGACTTCAATGCTGGCTGCAGCTACATGGACCCCTCCCAGTGGGCCTCCATCCGCCTGCGCACGAACCCGGCCTTCCAGTGGCTGATTCCTGATAGCACAGACACCACAGCCACAGCCACGCACTGTGCCTACGACAG
- the DNASE1 gene encoding deoxyribonuclease-1 isoform X2, with protein MNLHRQSPWPASVAHHDSSSLQTTGNWTDKATYLWAVWPWPGLLPGLLGPPLLLPEALSTATAGSRWPLVASAALLHFHSEAGTLIPGWQLSCRQQEGSLESQPCKDERSQADGGTAHPGWPAAGGPVPENSSLQHPNFWGDQDVQCHALPLHRAGMTPTPISSWSVSPWAGAATRNSTSSCSDPTRCPSWTATNMTTAASPAGTTPSAASPPSSCSTPRSLRSRPSPLFPCMRPRWTPWRRWTRSMTSTWMSGRSGTWSYMDPSQWASIRLRTNPAFQWLIPDSTDTTATATHCAYDRPRPLATITRWR; from the exons ATGAACTTGCACAGGCAGAGTCCCTGGCCTGCTTCCGTGGCCCACCATGACTCCAGTAGTCTTCAGACGACGGGAAACTGGACCGACAAGGCCACCTACCTCTGGGCAGTCTGGCCTTGGCCTGGactcctccctggcctcctggggCCACCTCTGCTTCTGCCCGAGGCCCTGTCCACGGCCACAGCTGGGTCGAGATGGCCACTGGTGGCCAGTGCTGCCCTGCTACACTTCCACTCTGAGGCAGGGACACTGATCCCTGGCTGGCAGCTGTCATGCAGGCAGCAAGAGGGGAGCCTGGAAAGCCAGCCTTGCAAG GATGAGAGGAGCCAGGCTGATGGGGGCACTGCTCACCCTGGCTGGCCTGCTGCAGGTGGCCCTGTCCCTGAAAATAGCAGCCTTCAACATCCGAACTTTTGGGGAGACCAAGATGTCCAATGCCACGCTCTCCCACTACATCGTGCAG GGATGACCCCAACACCTATCAGTTCGTGGTCAGTGAGCCCGTGGGCCGGAGCAGCTACAAGGAACAGTACCTCTTCTTGTTCAG ACCCAACCAGGTGTCCGTCCTGGACAGCTACCAATATGACGACGGCTGCGAGCCCTGCGGGAACGACACCTTCAGCCGCGAGCCCACCATCGTCCTGTTCCACTCCCCGTTCACTG CGGTCCAGGCCTTCGCCATTATTCCCTTGCATGCGGCCCCGCTGGACGCCGTGGCGGAGATGGACTCGCTCTATGACATCTACTTGGATGTCCGGCAGAAGTGGGACCTGGAG CTACATGGACCCCTCCCAGTGGGCCTCCATCCGCCTGCGCACGAACCCGGCCTTCCAGTGGCTGATTCCTGATAGCACAGACACCACAGCCACAGCCACGCACTGTGCCTACGACAG